A single region of the Glycine max cultivar Williams 82 chromosome 20, Glycine_max_v4.0, whole genome shotgun sequence genome encodes:
- the LOC100811123 gene encoding U-box domain-containing protein 11, producing the protein MAGEELAGDHTPELLCLVHDIAGMCSALSSSAGSAGAMFRKDCTDLVRRISLLTHLFEEIKELSNNVVGGSSSSPSPSSSASSKWSSDLVLALHSARRLLSVARNFRSNCSSDGAAKTIVFQFQCVTWKLEKLLSNLPYDDLDISEEVKEQVDLVRTQLRRATDKYGFMISKMPSHELSQPLAEEISQVLGKSVSRLHKQQSCPENLSELDSIPINDEGKCCSTNPARSRLERTRSIPTEVEVSLNAIEPESQEISETKSLPEVKKTEGIVIPEDFLCPISLELMRDPVIVATGQTYERSYIQRWIDCGNTTCPKTQQKLQHLTLTPNYVLRSLISQWCIEHNIEQPTGLTNGKLKKSDGSFRDVTGDIAAIEALVWKLSSRSVEERRSAVTEIRLLSKRSTDNRILIAEAGAIPVLVNLLTSEDVLTQDNAVTSILNLSIYENNKGLIMLAGAIPSIVQVLRAGTMEARENAAATLFSLSLADENKIIIGASGAIPALVELLQNGSPRGKKDAATALFNLCIYQGNKGRAIRAGIITALLKMLTDSSKSMVDEALTIMSVLASHQEAKVAIVKASTIPVLIDLLRTGLPRNKENAAAILLALCKRDADNLACISRLGALIPLSELARNGTERAKRKATSLLEHIHKLQQL; encoded by the exons ATGGCCGGCGAGGAGCTCGCCGGAGACCACACGCCGGAGCTGCTGTGTCTGGTCCATGACATCGCCGGAATGTGCTCGGCGTTATCCTCCTCCGCCGGCTCCGCCGGCGCCATGTTCCGCAAGGACTGCACCGATCTGGTTCGCCGGATCTCCCTCCTCACCCACCTCTTCGAGGAGATTAAGGAACTCAGCAACAACGTTGTCggtggttcttcttcttctccttctccttcttcctcggCTTCTTCAAAGTGGTCTTCTGATCTGGTCCTCGCGCTTCACTCCGCAAGACGCTTGCTTTCCGTCGCTAGAAACTTCCGCTCCAATTGCTCCTCT GATGGAGCTGCAAAGACCATTGTCTTCCAATTTCAGTGTGTGACATGGAAATTGGAGAAACTGTTGAGCAATTTGCCATATGACGATTTGGACATCTCGGAGGAAGTCAAGGAGCAG GTGGATTTGGTGAGAACACAATTGAGACGGGCCACGGATAAATATGGGTTTATGATTTCAAAGATGCCATCTCATGAATTATCCCAGCCACTGGCTGAAGAAATTAGTCAGGTTCTTGGCAAATCTGTGAGTAGGTTGCACAAACAACAAAGCTGCCCTGAAAATTTATCAGAACTAGACAGCATTCCTATCAACGATGAAGGGAAATGCTGCAGCACAAATCCTGCCAGATCTCGCTTGGAAAGAACAAGGAGCATCCCTACTGAAGTTGAAGTTTCCTTAAATGCAATTGAACCTGAAAGTCAAGAAATTTCTGAGACAAAGAGTCTACCTGAGGTTAAAAAGACTGAAGGAATTGTGATCCCTGAAGATTTTCTTTGCCCTATATCCTTGGAACTAATGAGGGATCCTGTTATTGTAGCCACTGGTCAG ACATATGAGAGATCTTACATACAGAGATGGATAGATTGTGGAAATACAACATGTCCGAAAACTCAGCAGAAGCTCCAACATTTGACCCTTACACCAAATTATGTTTTAAGGAGCCTTATTTCTCAGTGGTGTATAGAGCACAACATTGAGCAGCCAACAGGACTAACCAatggaaaattaaagaagagtGATGGATCATTCAGAGATGTTACAGGTGACATAGCAGCAATTGAAGCTCTGGTATGGAAGCTCTCCAGCCGATCTGTTGAGGAGCGTAGATCAGCTGTTACTGAAATTCGATTGCTATCCAAACGAAGTACTGACAATAGGATACTAATTGCTGAAGCTGGAGCAATTCCAGTTCTAGTCAACCTTCTAACATCAGAAGATGTACTGACACAAGACAATGCAGTTACCTCAATTCTCAACCTCTCCATATATGAAAACAACAAGGGACTTATAATGCTTGCTGGTGCCATTCCATCCATTGTCCAAGTCCTCCGAGCTGGAACCATGGAAGCAAGAGAAAATGCAGCAGCAACCCTTTTCAGCTTGTCACTTGCAGATGAGAACAAGATAATTATTGGCGCCTCAGGAGCTATACCGGCTTTAGTGGAATTGCTCCAAAACGGGAGTCCTAGAGGAAAGAAGGATGCAGCAACAGCATTGTTCAATTTATGCATTTATCAAGGGAACAAGGGCAGGGCCATTAGGGCAGGTATCATCACAGCATTGTTGAAGATGCTTACAGATTCAAGCAAATCGATGGTTGATGAAGCCCTAACGATAATGTCAGTTCTTGCAAGCCACCAAGAGGCAAAAGTTGCCATAGTAAAAGCCAGCACTATACCAGTTTTGATAGATCTTTTGAGGACCGGATTGCCTCGCAATAAAGAGAATGCAGCTGCTATTCTACTTGCCTTGTGCAAGAGGGATGCAGATAATCTTGCTTGTATAAGTAGACTTGGTGCTCTCATACCTCTCTCTGAACTTGCTCGAAATGGCACAGAGAGGGCCAAACGGAAGGCTACTTCATTATTGGAACATATTCATAAGTTGCAGCAACTTTGA